A genomic region of Deinococcus aerolatus contains the following coding sequences:
- a CDS encoding molybdopterin-dependent oxidoreductase, with the protein MTHPIPVSAAAPLPADGVYFRACNLCEAICGLQITVQGGRVTDLRGDPLDPLSKGHICPKGTALPDLHSDPDRLKRPMRRSGDTWVEMDWEEALDYVSARLQEVRGTHGADAVATFQGNPSVHNSGTLLSAGGLVRAIGSRNRFTATSIDQLPHHFAGAEMFGHPFLMPIPDIDRTDFMLMMGANPLASNGSIMTAPDVRGRLKAIRDRGGRVVLLDPRRTESADHATDFHFIRPGTDAYLLLALLNVIFAEGLERLGHLADFTDGLDDVRDAAAAFTPECVEGLTGVSADTIRTLARDFAAAERAVAYGRIGLSIQEFGGLSQWLINVLNAVTGHLDAEGGAMFTRPAYDLLQRARKGAVYHGRFASRVRGLPEFDGELPNVTMAEEITTPGDGQIRALVTVAGNPVLSTADGAALDAALATLDFMVSIDPYLNETTRHAHVILPPAFGLEVAHYDVTFHLLAVQNTARYSLPVFPIAEYQRFDHQIFMGLAERLTGKAGSTPEEKLNLGLRHGPYNTSLEELKANPHGVDYGPLQPCFPGRLLTASGRVNLAPAPMLADLSRLEAALDVTPPPLVLIGRRQLRSNNSWMHNTPRLMRGPGRCTLQLNPADAAGLEDGQDVVVRSRVGAVTVPLELTDTLMPGVASLPHGYGHSRAGVRLAVATQHAGVSLNDLTDTRRVDALTGNAAVNGTPITLHAASVRSESAAD; encoded by the coding sequence ATGACCCACCCCATCCCTGTTTCCGCCGCCGCCCCCCTGCCTGCAGACGGTGTGTACTTCCGCGCCTGCAACCTGTGTGAGGCCATCTGCGGCCTGCAGATCACCGTTCAGGGCGGCCGGGTCACGGACCTGCGCGGCGATCCCCTTGATCCGCTGAGCAAGGGCCACATCTGCCCCAAGGGCACGGCGCTGCCGGACCTGCACTCGGACCCGGACCGCCTCAAGCGCCCCATGCGGCGAAGCGGCGACACCTGGGTTGAGATGGACTGGGAAGAGGCGCTGGATTACGTATCAGCGCGTCTGCAGGAGGTGCGCGGGACGCACGGCGCGGACGCGGTGGCCACCTTTCAGGGCAACCCCAGCGTCCACAACAGCGGCACGCTGCTCTCGGCGGGCGGGCTGGTCCGGGCCATCGGCAGCCGCAACCGCTTCACGGCCACCAGTATTGACCAGCTGCCGCACCACTTCGCAGGCGCGGAGATGTTCGGCCACCCGTTTTTAATGCCCATCCCCGACATCGACCGCACCGATTTTATGCTGATGATGGGGGCCAATCCCCTGGCCAGCAACGGCAGCATCATGACCGCGCCGGACGTGCGGGGCCGCCTGAAGGCCATCCGCGACCGGGGGGGACGTGTGGTGCTGCTGGACCCCCGCCGTACCGAGAGCGCCGACCACGCCACGGACTTCCATTTCATCCGTCCCGGCACCGACGCTTACCTGCTGCTGGCGCTGCTGAACGTGATCTTCGCGGAAGGACTGGAGCGGCTGGGCCACCTGGCCGACTTCACAGACGGACTGGACGACGTGCGCGATGCTGCCGCAGCCTTCACGCCAGAATGTGTGGAAGGATTGACGGGCGTTTCCGCCGACACCATCCGCACGCTGGCGCGCGACTTCGCTGCCGCCGAGCGCGCCGTGGCCTACGGACGCATCGGCCTGAGCATTCAGGAATTCGGTGGGCTGTCGCAGTGGCTGATCAATGTCCTGAATGCCGTGACCGGCCACCTGGACGCGGAGGGCGGTGCGATGTTTACCCGGCCCGCCTACGATCTGCTGCAGCGGGCCAGGAAGGGCGCGGTCTATCACGGACGCTTCGCCTCGCGCGTGCGCGGCCTGCCCGAATTTGACGGCGAACTGCCCAACGTCACCATGGCAGAGGAGATCACCACCCCCGGTGACGGGCAGATCCGCGCGCTGGTGACGGTGGCCGGCAATCCGGTGCTGTCCACTGCAGACGGCGCGGCCCTGGACGCCGCGCTCGCAACGCTGGACTTCATGGTCAGCATTGATCCCTACCTGAACGAGACCACCCGCCACGCCCACGTGATCCTGCCGCCGGCCTTCGGACTGGAGGTCGCGCACTACGACGTCACATTTCACCTGCTGGCGGTCCAGAATACGGCGCGTTACTCACTGCCGGTCTTTCCAATTGCGGAGTACCAGCGGTTCGATCACCAGATTTTCATGGGCCTGGCCGAGCGTTTGACCGGCAAGGCCGGCAGCACGCCGGAAGAGAAGCTGAACCTGGGGCTGCGCCATGGCCCCTACAACACCAGTCTGGAGGAACTGAAGGCCAACCCGCACGGCGTCGATTACGGTCCGCTACAACCGTGTTTTCCTGGGCGCCTGCTGACCGCCTCTGGCCGCGTCAACCTCGCCCCCGCGCCGATGCTGGCCGATCTGTCCCGGCTGGAGGCGGCGCTGGATGTCACGCCCCCGCCCCTGGTGCTGATCGGGCGTCGGCAGCTTCGCAGCAACAATTCTTGGATGCACAACACGCCCCGGCTGATGCGCGGGCCGGGCCGCTGCACGCTGCAGCTCAACCCCGCCGACGCCGCCGGACTGGAGGACGGGCAGGACGTGGTGGTGCGCTCGCGCGTGGGCGCGGTGACCGTGCCGCTGGAACTGACCGACACGCTGATGCCCGGCGTGGCCAGCCTGCCGCACGGCTATGGTCACTCGCGCGCGGGCGTGCGCCTGGCCGTGGCCACCCAGCATGCCGGCGTCAGCCTCAACGATCTGACCGACACGCGCCGGGTGGACGCCCTGACGGGCAACGCGGCCGTGAACGGCACACCAATCACGCTGCACGCGGCGTCCGTAAGGAGTGAGAGCGCGGCGGACTGA
- a CDS encoding ABC transporter permease → MTEPSARTVNPTARPPLLSRLGSLGPLLGLLALMIVATALNSDFLTVSNLSNVLTRASFIGIIAVGATFVIISGGIDLSVGSMAALIAGSMILIMNALGGTGGGAGVIAVGMLCALAIGAGAGLLHGTFIARGRIEPFIVTLGTLGIYRAVLTYLSEGGSISLNNTLSDAYSPVYYGKLLGVPVPIVIFAVVALLGGLILNRTRYGRYVQAIGSNEQVARYAAVDVNRVKVITYMIQGICVALATLLYVPRLGSASPSTGILWELEAIAAVIIGGTALKGGSGRIWGTVVGAMLLLSIENVLNLTSVISVYLNAAVQGVVIIVVAFLQRGKRS, encoded by the coding sequence ATGACCGAACCTTCTGCCCGGACCGTCAACCCCACTGCCCGCCCGCCGCTGCTGTCGCGGCTGGGCAGCCTGGGCCCGCTGCTGGGCCTGCTGGCGCTGATGATCGTGGCCACGGCCCTGAACAGCGACTTTCTGACCGTCTCCAACCTGTCGAACGTGCTGACCCGCGCCTCGTTTATCGGCATCATCGCGGTGGGCGCGACGTTCGTGATCATCTCGGGCGGGATCGACCTGTCGGTGGGTTCAATGGCCGCCCTGATCGCCGGTTCGATGATCCTGATCATGAATGCGCTGGGCGGGACCGGCGGCGGCGCGGGCGTGATCGCGGTGGGGATGCTGTGCGCGCTGGCCATCGGGGCCGGGGCCGGGCTGCTGCACGGCACGTTTATCGCGCGGGGCCGCATCGAGCCGTTCATCGTCACGCTGGGAACGCTGGGCATCTACCGCGCCGTCCTCACCTACCTGTCGGAAGGCGGCAGCATCTCGCTGAACAACACCCTGAGCGACGCCTACAGTCCGGTGTACTACGGCAAGCTGCTGGGCGTGCCGGTGCCGATCGTGATCTTCGCGGTGGTGGCGCTGCTCGGCGGGCTGATCCTGAACCGCACCCGTTACGGGCGCTACGTGCAGGCCATCGGCAGCAACGAGCAGGTGGCAAGGTACGCCGCCGTGGACGTTAACCGCGTCAAGGTCATCACCTACATGATCCAGGGCATCTGCGTGGCGCTGGCCACCCTGCTGTACGTGCCGCGACTGGGCAGCGCCAGCCCCAGCACCGGCATCTTGTGGGAGCTGGAAGCGATTGCGGCGGTGATCATCGGCGGCACGGCGCTCAAGGGGGGTTCCGGACGTATCTGGGGCACCGTGGTAGGGGCCATGCTGCTGCTGAGCATCGAGAACGTGCTGAACCTGACCTCGGTCATCAGCGTGTACCTGAACGCTGCCGTGCAGGGCGTCGTGATTATCGTGGTGGCCTTCTTGCAACGCGGCAAGCGGTCATGA
- a CDS encoding Gfo/Idh/MocA family protein, with protein MSAHQRPIRLAMVGGGQDAFIGAVHRHAAALDGRYVLVAGALSSTPERSRASGAALGLPPERSYGTWQELLAGERQREDGAEIISVVTPNHLHFPVALAAVQAGFHVICDKPLVPTLKEAQELEAAVRQAGTAFAVTYNYSGYPMIRQAREMVRQGRLGDVRKVIVEYHQGWLATRQTGKQAEWRTDPARNGPAGALGDIGTHAEQLATFVSGLALEEVAAELTAFVPGRPLDDDASMLLRFEGGARGVLTVSQIEIGRENDLRLSVFGSAGSLSWRQEDPNHLVYDQLDAPRQILTRGGPGTGEAAGAMTRLPAGHPEAFIEAFANIYRAVADDLAARDRGENITPDYPTVRDGVQGVAFMTRVLESAAGGGVWVSFKGRA; from the coding sequence GTGAGCGCCCATCAGCGCCCCATCCGGCTGGCCATGGTGGGCGGCGGGCAGGACGCCTTTATCGGGGCGGTTCACCGGCACGCGGCGGCGCTGGACGGACGCTACGTGCTGGTGGCCGGGGCGCTGTCCAGCACGCCTGAGCGCTCCAGGGCGTCGGGGGCGGCACTGGGCCTGCCGCCGGAGCGCAGCTACGGCACGTGGCAGGAGCTGCTGGCCGGTGAACGGCAGCGGGAGGATGGGGCGGAGATCATCAGCGTCGTCACGCCCAACCATCTGCATTTCCCGGTGGCGCTGGCGGCCGTTCAGGCCGGATTTCACGTGATCTGCGACAAGCCACTGGTGCCCACGCTGAAGGAGGCCCAGGAACTAGAAGCAGCGGTGAGGCAGGCTGGAACCGCCTTTGCCGTCACCTACAACTACTCCGGCTACCCGATGATCCGACAGGCCCGCGAGATGGTGCGGCAGGGCCGGCTGGGCGACGTCCGCAAGGTGATTGTGGAGTACCACCAGGGCTGGCTCGCCACCCGGCAAACCGGCAAGCAGGCCGAGTGGCGCACCGATCCGGCCCGCAACGGCCCCGCCGGGGCGCTGGGCGACATCGGCACCCACGCCGAGCAACTGGCGACGTTCGTGAGCGGACTGGCGCTGGAGGAGGTGGCCGCCGAGCTGACCGCCTTCGTGCCGGGCCGCCCCCTGGACGACGACGCCAGCATGCTGCTGCGTTTTGAAGGTGGTGCCAGGGGTGTGCTGACCGTCTCACAGATCGAGATTGGCCGCGAGAATGACCTGCGCCTGTCGGTGTTTGGCAGCGCGGGCAGCCTGAGCTGGCGGCAGGAAGACCCCAACCATCTCGTCTACGATCAGCTGGACGCCCCCCGGCAGATCCTGACGCGCGGTGGGCCAGGGACAGGCGAGGCGGCCGGCGCCATGACCCGCCTGCCGGCGGGCCACCCGGAAGCATTTATCGAGGCGTTCGCCAACATCTACCGCGCCGTGGCCGACGACCTGGCGGCGCGGGACCGGGGAGAGAACATCACACCCGACTACCCCACCGTCAGAGACGGCGTGCAGGGAGTGGCGTTCATGACGCGGGTGCTGGAAAGCGCGGCGGGGGGCGGCGTCTGGGTCAGCTTCAAGGGCCGGGCCTGA
- a CDS encoding sugar ABC transporter ATP-binding protein produces MPAVAFRSVTKAFGPVEVLHGVTFDIGSGEIHALIGENGAGKSTLMKILGGYQPQSSGEIVLDGQPVTFRSSREAEAQGVVLIHQEFNLADDLSVAQNVFLGRELGGALLDDTGMNRQAQAALARLDVQLDPRMRVRDLSVPQKQLVEIAKALSRNARVLVMDEPTATLTRRETDVLFALIRRLRDDGVTVLYISHKLDEVQALADAVTVLRDGAVVFSGPAAGRTPHDLANLMVGRELEEMFPDKGRPTRTEALHVGGLDVPGWAHDITFTLQAGEVLGFAGLVGAGRTELFEGLLGLRRHTVRQVRVAGRPTRIDSPGRAARAGVVYLSEDRKGKGLLVNALLRPNLTLMTLQQYARPLLDIRAETRALERAVTTYGVRTGRLDVPASALSGGNQQKLALARILEVDPDVIVLDEPTRGVDVGAKREIYLLIQALAQAGKGVIVISSELTELLGLCQRLLVVREGRVAGDLSGDELTEQEVIQYATGLKARAPALEAAPR; encoded by the coding sequence GTGCCGGCCGTCGCCTTCCGGAGCGTCACCAAGGCCTTCGGCCCGGTGGAGGTTCTGCACGGCGTGACCTTTGACATCGGGTCCGGTGAAATCCACGCCCTGATCGGCGAGAACGGCGCAGGCAAGAGCACGCTGATGAAGATCCTGGGCGGCTATCAGCCCCAGAGTTCCGGCGAGATCGTGCTGGACGGTCAGCCTGTCACCTTCCGCAGCAGCCGCGAGGCCGAGGCGCAGGGCGTGGTCCTGATCCACCAGGAATTCAACCTGGCCGATGACCTGAGCGTGGCGCAGAACGTCTTTCTGGGCCGGGAACTGGGGGGCGCCCTGCTGGACGACACCGGAATGAATCGGCAGGCGCAGGCCGCCCTGGCACGGCTGGACGTGCAGCTGGATCCACGGATGCGCGTGCGTGACCTGAGCGTGCCGCAAAAGCAGCTGGTCGAGATTGCCAAGGCGCTGTCCAGAAACGCCCGTGTGCTGGTGATGGACGAGCCGACGGCCACGCTGACCCGCCGCGAAACCGACGTGCTGTTCGCCCTGATCCGCCGCCTGCGCGACGACGGCGTGACGGTGCTGTACATCAGCCACAAACTTGATGAGGTGCAGGCGCTGGCCGACGCGGTGACGGTGCTGCGGGACGGCGCCGTGGTGTTCAGCGGCCCGGCAGCCGGCAGGACGCCGCATGATCTGGCCAACCTGATGGTGGGCCGGGAACTGGAAGAGATGTTCCCGGACAAGGGGCGGCCCACCAGAACCGAGGCGCTGCATGTTGGGGGGCTGGACGTTCCCGGCTGGGCACACGACATCACGTTTACCTTGCAGGCGGGCGAGGTGCTGGGCTTTGCCGGACTGGTGGGTGCGGGGCGCACCGAACTGTTCGAGGGCCTGCTGGGGCTGCGCCGCCACACGGTCCGGCAGGTGCGCGTGGCGGGCCGCCCCACCCGCATCGACAGCCCGGGCAGGGCGGCCCGCGCGGGCGTCGTGTACCTCAGCGAGGACCGCAAGGGCAAGGGCCTGCTGGTAAACGCCCTGCTGCGGCCCAACCTCACGCTGATGACGCTGCAGCAGTACGCACGGCCCCTGCTGGACATCCGCGCGGAGACGCGGGCGCTGGAACGGGCGGTGACCACCTACGGCGTCCGCACCGGGCGGCTGGACGTGCCAGCCAGCGCCCTTTCGGGCGGCAACCAGCAGAAGCTGGCGCTGGCCCGCATTCTGGAGGTGGACCCCGATGTGATTGTGCTGGATGAGCCGACGCGCGGCGTGGACGTGGGCGCCAAGCGCGAGATCTACCTGCTGATTCAGGCGCTGGCACAGGCCGGCAAGGGCGTCATCGTGATCTCGAGCGAGCTGACCGAGCTGCTGGGCCTGTGCCAGCGCCTGCTGGTGGTGCGCGAGGGCCGCGTCGCGGGGGACCTGAGCGGCGATGAGCTGACCGAGCAGGAAGTGATTCAGTACGCCACCGGTTTGAAAGCCCGCGCGCCCGCCCTGGAGGCTGCCCCCAGATGA
- a CDS encoding ABC transporter substrate-binding protein — MSQTMKTLAVLSLSLLASAALAQTKQVMGVSIPSADHGWTGGVVYWANETKKELEKMYPGLTVIVKTAKDANEQANQIQDMLTVNKINALVILPQESAPLTRPVANLKNKGVFTVVVDRALTDPKAQDAYVAGDNPGLGRVSGEYVGKTLGGKGNVVVLRGIATVIDNQRVDAFEKVMKDKYPGIKILDKQYANWNRDDGFKVMQDYLTRFPKIDAVWAQDDDIAVGVLKAIEQAGRKDIKFVLGGAGMKEMIKKVQDGDPLITADVTYPPNMIRDAMLLTAKSRMTGAAMPKTTIIPSVLVTKANAAKYYFPNSPF, encoded by the coding sequence ATGTCCCAGACCATGAAAACACTCGCGGTTCTCTCGCTCTCGCTGCTGGCGTCCGCCGCGCTGGCCCAGACCAAACAGGTGATGGGAGTCTCGATTCCCTCGGCGGACCACGGCTGGACGGGCGGCGTGGTGTACTGGGCCAACGAAACCAAAAAAGAGCTGGAAAAGATGTATCCGGGCCTGACCGTGATCGTGAAGACCGCCAAGGACGCCAACGAGCAGGCCAACCAGATTCAGGACATGTTGACGGTCAACAAGATCAACGCGCTGGTGATCCTGCCGCAGGAGAGTGCGCCGCTGACCCGCCCCGTGGCCAACCTCAAGAACAAGGGCGTGTTCACAGTGGTGGTGGACCGCGCCCTGACCGATCCCAAGGCCCAGGATGCCTACGTAGCCGGAGACAATCCGGGCCTGGGCCGGGTCAGCGGTGAGTACGTGGGCAAGACGCTGGGCGGCAAGGGCAACGTGGTGGTGCTGCGCGGTATTGCCACGGTGATCGACAACCAGCGCGTGGACGCTTTCGAGAAGGTCATGAAGGACAAGTACCCGGGCATCAAGATTCTGGACAAGCAGTACGCCAACTGGAACCGCGACGACGGCTTCAAGGTCATGCAGGACTACCTGACCCGTTTTCCCAAGATCGACGCCGTGTGGGCGCAGGACGATGACATCGCCGTGGGGGTGCTGAAGGCCATCGAACAGGCCGGGCGCAAGGACATCAAGTTCGTGCTGGGCGGCGCGGGCATGAAGGAAATGATCAAGAAGGTGCAGGACGGCGACCCGCTGATCACCGCCGACGTGACGTACCCCCCCAACATGATCCGCGACGCCATGTTGCTGACGGCCAAATCCCGTATGACGGGGGCTGCCATGCCCAAGACCACCATCATCCCCAGCGTGCTGGTGACCAAGGCCAACGCCGCCAAGTATTACTTCCCGAATTCACCGTTCTAG
- a CDS encoding LacI family DNA-binding transcriptional regulator: MRPPDTGRVSIREVAAASGVSTATVSKVLSGRAEYPVRAETAQRVRKVALELGYVPDVAARNLRTRQTGQLGVVLEAVGSSEPDSLLGGPVAGRAVSRTFDGAIMAGLSGAARELGVPALVVYPGSAGLAHPYLDGRVDGLLVSCDPLRGHDLLHRLMGAALPVVALWSARVPPGMGAADADHAGGAALAVGHLLDLGHTHIAFYGGGQASGVEHFQRREQGYQEAMIAAGLPPVAAVHDGDLLVQAVRQGQISAVFAETDLGAAAAFQALNRAGLRVPQDVSLMGFDDIQGAEFIAGGLSTVYHPAAEMAAEGVRLLLAQLAGHAPRQVQLPTHLVLRHSTQTYPGR; encoded by the coding sequence GTGAGACCGCCGGACACCGGGCGCGTCAGTATCCGGGAGGTGGCCGCCGCGTCGGGCGTCAGCACCGCCACGGTGTCCAAGGTCCTGTCCGGCCGCGCCGAGTATCCAGTGCGGGCCGAGACGGCCCAGCGGGTCAGAAAGGTGGCACTGGAGCTGGGTTACGTGCCGGACGTGGCCGCCCGCAACCTGCGAACGCGCCAGACCGGTCAGCTGGGCGTGGTGCTGGAGGCCGTGGGCTCGTCGGAACCCGACAGCCTGCTGGGCGGTCCGGTGGCGGGCCGGGCGGTCTCGCGCACCTTCGACGGCGCGATCATGGCTGGCCTCAGCGGCGCGGCGCGGGAACTGGGCGTGCCGGCCCTGGTGGTGTATCCCGGCAGCGCGGGGCTGGCACACCCGTATCTGGACGGGCGGGTGGACGGCCTGCTGGTCAGCTGCGACCCGCTGCGCGGCCACGACCTGCTGCACCGTCTGATGGGGGCGGCGCTGCCGGTGGTGGCGTTGTGGAGCGCACGGGTCCCCCCCGGTATGGGCGCGGCCGACGCCGATCACGCCGGCGGCGCGGCCCTGGCTGTGGGTCACCTGCTGGACCTGGGCCACACCCACATTGCCTTTTACGGCGGCGGGCAGGCCAGCGGCGTCGAGCACTTCCAGCGCCGGGAACAGGGTTACCAGGAAGCGATGATTGCTGCCGGTCTTCCACCGGTGGCCGCCGTGCACGACGGTGACCTGCTGGTGCAGGCGGTCAGGCAGGGCCAGATCAGCGCGGTGTTTGCCGAAACCGACCTGGGCGCGGCGGCCGCGTTCCAGGCCCTGAACCGGGCCGGGCTGCGGGTGCCGCAGGACGTGTCTCTGATGGGCTTCGACGACATCCAGGGCGCGGAATTCATCGCGGGCGGCCTGAGCACGGTGTACCATCCGGCAGCCGAGATGGCCGCCGAGGGCGTGCGGCTGCTGCTGGCCCAGCTGGCCGGACACGCCCCACGACAGGTGCAGTTGCCCACCCACTTGGTGCTGCGCCACAGCACCCAGACCTATCCTGGCCGCTAG
- a CDS encoding sugar phosphate isomerase/epimerase family protein, whose translation MPRPVTLFTGQWADLPLAELAPLARTMGFDGLELACWGDHFDVQRALKEDGYADSVRELLARHDLGLHAIGNHLVGQAVCDPIDERHKAILPAHVWGDGDPEGVRGRAAQEIIDTGRAARKLGVDVVTGFTGSSIWHSLYAFPPTDQAYWERGYADFARRFTPILDAFAEVDVNFALEVHPTEIAFDTASAARALEALGHHPRFGFNYDPSHLAYQGVDYVGFIRRFPKRIFHVHIKDVWWGHGSGEVGVFGGHTTFGDGRRFWDFRSVGRGDVRFEEIIVALHDVGYAGPLSIEWEDARMDRVAGATESAAYTRRLDFPPSDVVFDDAFAREET comes from the coding sequence ATGCCCAGACCTGTCACGTTATTCACCGGCCAGTGGGCCGATCTGCCGCTGGCCGAACTCGCGCCGCTGGCCCGCACGATGGGCTTCGACGGCCTGGAACTGGCCTGCTGGGGCGATCACTTCGATGTGCAGCGGGCGCTGAAAGAGGACGGTTACGCCGACAGCGTCCGCGAACTGCTCGCAAGACATGACCTTGGGCTTCACGCCATCGGCAACCACCTGGTGGGTCAGGCCGTGTGTGATCCCATCGACGAGCGGCACAAAGCCATCCTTCCCGCCCACGTCTGGGGCGACGGCGATCCCGAGGGCGTGCGCGGGCGAGCGGCGCAGGAGATCATCGACACCGGCAGGGCCGCCCGCAAGCTCGGGGTGGATGTCGTGACCGGCTTTACCGGGTCCAGCATCTGGCACAGCCTCTACGCCTTCCCGCCCACCGATCAGGCGTACTGGGAGCGCGGCTACGCGGACTTTGCCCGGCGCTTCACCCCCATCCTGGACGCCTTCGCGGAGGTGGACGTGAACTTCGCGCTGGAGGTCCATCCCACCGAGATCGCTTTCGACACGGCCAGCGCCGCCCGCGCGCTGGAGGCGCTGGGCCACCATCCGCGCTTCGGCTTCAACTATGACCCCAGCCACCTGGCGTACCAGGGCGTGGACTATGTGGGCTTTATTCGCCGCTTCCCAAAGCGCATCTTCCACGTCCACATCAAGGACGTGTGGTGGGGCCACGGCAGCGGCGAGGTGGGCGTGTTCGGCGGCCACACCACCTTCGGCGACGGCCGGCGCTTCTGGGATTTCCGCTCGGTGGGGCGCGGCGACGTGCGGTTCGAGGAGATCATCGTGGCGCTGCACGACGTCGGCTACGCCGGGCCCCTCAGCATCGAGTGGGAGGACGCCCGCATGGACCGGGTGGCCGGCGCCACCGAGAGCGCGGCGTACACGCGCCGCCTGGACTTCCCGCCGTCGGACGTGGTGTTCGACGACGCCTTTGCCAGGGAGGAGACGTGA
- the xylA gene encoding xylose isomerase codes for MTPLNPTPADRFTFGLWTVGNVGRDPFGEPTRQPISAPYIVRKLAELGASGINLHDNDLVPLGATAAERDTIVSDLQAALAETGLKVPMATTNLFGDPAFKDGAFTSADRRVRAYALQKTMRSMDLGAELGAQTYVFWGGREGTEVDAGGKLMDALAWFRESLNFLADYSEAQGYGYRFALEPKPNEPRADIFLPTVGSALGFIPTLDKPDLFGVNPEFAHETMAGLSFPHALAQALDAGKLFHVDLNDQKMGRFDQDLRFGAENIKSAFFTVMLLEEGGYTGPLHFDAHALRTEDEAGVWAFARGCMRTYLILKDKVAQFRADAEITAALEAYRVEDTELAALSRFSPENAEALKNREFDREALGRRGPGLEALDQMLIELLMGVRA; via the coding sequence ATGACGCCACTCAACCCCACCCCCGCAGACCGTTTCACCTTTGGCCTCTGGACCGTCGGCAACGTCGGACGCGACCCCTTCGGGGAACCCACCCGCCAGCCGATCAGTGCGCCCTATATCGTGCGCAAGCTGGCCGAACTGGGCGCGTCGGGTATCAACCTGCATGACAACGATCTGGTGCCGCTCGGCGCCACCGCCGCCGAGCGCGACACCATCGTTTCGGACCTGCAAGCTGCCCTGGCTGAAACCGGGCTGAAGGTGCCGATGGCCACCACGAACCTGTTCGGCGATCCAGCCTTCAAGGACGGGGCCTTTACCAGCGCTGACCGCCGCGTGCGGGCCTACGCGCTGCAAAAAACCATGCGCTCGATGGACCTGGGGGCCGAACTGGGCGCGCAGACCTACGTGTTCTGGGGGGGCCGGGAGGGCACCGAGGTGGACGCGGGCGGCAAGCTGATGGACGCGCTGGCGTGGTTCCGCGAGAGCCTCAACTTCCTGGCCGACTACTCTGAGGCACAGGGCTACGGCTACCGCTTCGCGCTGGAACCCAAGCCCAACGAGCCGCGCGCCGACATCTTCCTGCCCACGGTGGGCAGCGCCCTGGGCTTTATTCCCACGCTGGATAAGCCCGACCTGTTCGGCGTCAACCCGGAATTCGCGCACGAGACGATGGCGGGCCTCAGCTTTCCGCACGCCCTGGCCCAGGCGCTGGACGCAGGCAAGCTGTTTCACGTCGACCTGAACGATCAGAAGATGGGCCGCTTTGATCAGGACCTGCGCTTTGGTGCGGAGAACATCAAGAGCGCGTTTTTCACGGTGATGCTGCTGGAGGAGGGCGGCTACACCGGGCCGCTGCACTTCGATGCCCACGCCCTGCGCACCGAGGACGAGGCGGGCGTGTGGGCCTTTGCGCGCGGCTGCATGCGGACCTATCTGATCCTGAAAGACAAGGTGGCGCAGTTCCGCGCCGACGCCGAGATCACGGCGGCGCTGGAAGCCTACCGCGTCGAGGACACGGAGCTGGCCGCCCTGAGCCGCTTCTCGCCCGAGAATGCCGAGGCGCTCAAGAACCGTGAATTTGACCGCGAGGCGCTGGGCCGCCGCGGGCCGGGCCTCGAGGCGCTGGACCAGATGCTGATCGAACTGCTGATGGGCGTGCGGGCATGA